Proteins encoded in a region of the Takifugu flavidus isolate HTHZ2018 chromosome 10, ASM371156v2, whole genome shotgun sequence genome:
- the echdc1 gene encoding ethylmalonyl-CoA decarboxylase isoform X2: MNAFSGTMMVELEEKVSQLESWTGGKGLIVRGAGGTFCSGSDLNAVRAISNPQDGMKMCMFMQNTLTRLLRLPLISVALVEGRALGGGAELTTACDFRLMVPGSIIQFVHKHMGLVPGWGGAARLVHIVGSPSALKLLAGAVKVGPELSLQIGLTDGVLEAPQQHKGDDTGTVLRQAGDWISRYTTGAAPVIQAVKKVVLSGRELPLYEALRTEKDVFGTVWGGPANLQALASKPKHK, from the exons ATGAATGCCTTCTCTG GCACCAtgatggtggagctggaggagaaggtcagTCAGCTGGAGAGCTGGACCGGAGGGAAGGGTCTCATTGTTCGTGGCGCTGGTGGAACCTTCTGCtctgggtcagacctgaatgcTGTCAGAGCGATATCCAACCCACAGGACGGGATGAAGATGTGCATGTTTATGCAGAACACCCTCACCAGGCTGCTCAG GCTGCCGCTCATCTCTGTTGCTCTGGTGGAGGGCAGGGCACTGGGGGGAGGTGCAGAACTCACCACCGCCTGTGATTTCAG GTTAATGGTGCCTGGCAGCATCATCCAGTTTGTCCACAAGCACATGGGCCTGGTTCCAGGTTGGGGTGGTGCGGCGAGACTTGTCCACATCGTTGGAAGCCCGAGTGCGCTGAAGCTACTCGCAGGCGCAGTAAAGGTGGGCCCTGAGCTCAGCCTGCAAATTGGACTGACAGATGGAGTCCTGGAGGCCCCCCAGCAGCACAAGGGGGACGACACAGGAACCGTTCTGCGGCAGGCCGGGGACTGGATCAGCCGCTACACCACAGGAGCTGCCCCGGTGATCCAGGCTGTAAAGAAGGTGGTGCTGTCGGGTCGAGAGCTGCCCCTGTATGAAGCCCTGAGGACTGAGAAGGACGTGTTTGGGACAGTGTGGGGCGGTCCGGCTAACCTGCAGGCTCTGGCCAGCAAACCCAAACACAAATGA
- the echdc1 gene encoding ethylmalonyl-CoA decarboxylase isoform X1, whose product MVLCAVRKQLLVSSRCGAWAGPLLRKSSRIHDFNQEEIREKLQAFPGGSIDLLKQESGVAVLTVNNPSRMNAFSGTMMVELEEKVSQLESWTGGKGLIVRGAGGTFCSGSDLNAVRAISNPQDGMKMCMFMQNTLTRLLRLPLISVALVEGRALGGGAELTTACDFRLMVPGSIIQFVHKHMGLVPGWGGAARLVHIVGSPSALKLLAGAVKVGPELSLQIGLTDGVLEAPQQHKGDDTGTVLRQAGDWISRYTTGAAPVIQAVKKVVLSGRELPLYEALRTEKDVFGTVWGGPANLQALASKPKHK is encoded by the exons ATGGTGCTGTGTGCAGTGAGGAAACAACTCTTGGTCAGCAGCAGGTGCGGTGCCTGGGCCGG GCCGCTGCTGAGAAAAAGCTCCAGAATCCACGACTTCAACCAGGAGGAGATCAGAGAGAAGCTTCAGGCCTTTCCTGGAGGCTCCATTGACCTGCTGAAGCAGGAGTCTGGTGTCGCTGTGCTGACTGTCAATAACCCCTCTCGCATGAATGCCTTCTCTG GCACCAtgatggtggagctggaggagaaggtcagTCAGCTGGAGAGCTGGACCGGAGGGAAGGGTCTCATTGTTCGTGGCGCTGGTGGAACCTTCTGCtctgggtcagacctgaatgcTGTCAGAGCGATATCCAACCCACAGGACGGGATGAAGATGTGCATGTTTATGCAGAACACCCTCACCAGGCTGCTCAG GCTGCCGCTCATCTCTGTTGCTCTGGTGGAGGGCAGGGCACTGGGGGGAGGTGCAGAACTCACCACCGCCTGTGATTTCAG GTTAATGGTGCCTGGCAGCATCATCCAGTTTGTCCACAAGCACATGGGCCTGGTTCCAGGTTGGGGTGGTGCGGCGAGACTTGTCCACATCGTTGGAAGCCCGAGTGCGCTGAAGCTACTCGCAGGCGCAGTAAAGGTGGGCCCTGAGCTCAGCCTGCAAATTGGACTGACAGATGGAGTCCTGGAGGCCCCCCAGCAGCACAAGGGGGACGACACAGGAACCGTTCTGCGGCAGGCCGGGGACTGGATCAGCCGCTACACCACAGGAGCTGCCCCGGTGATCCAGGCTGTAAAGAAGGTGGTGCTGTCGGGTCGAGAGCTGCCCCTGTATGAAGCCCTGAGGACTGAGAAGGACGTGTTTGGGACAGTGTGGGGCGGTCCGGCTAACCTGCAGGCTCTGGCCAGCAAACCCAAACACAAATGA